A single Primulina eburnea isolate SZY01 chromosome 11, ASM2296580v1, whole genome shotgun sequence DNA region contains:
- the LOC140806104 gene encoding growth-regulating factor 1-like — protein sequence MDFGVVSHKQPASNTPSGGSTEPGNEKGSGSVNLKHQRSGLAEDNWRLTKMPKPGEVDFSTKNGASESFASLGISNPWGSGVEDGQKMLSFSRNGGMDSDDASRSIAFSFFPDEPHSRTGVGLNDSTRAPFARLKGPFTPSQWMELEHQALIYKHIVANVPVPSYLLVPIKKSLYSYGTHASNLLGWGPFHLGFSGSNDPEPGRCRRTDGKKWRCSRDAVPDQKYCERHINRGRHRSRKPVEGHTGHAVSGSIASNVAPVASSSSASVISSSSPSNSFGVITHQFNSLQPNLTVASAENRDNRTQGLQGISLMPSTLDLKSKDMPFSIAKQYVPLEKSSYSEFGLVTSDSLVNPAERISYMTARNTGSFLKYTDKETNNQHSAQHFIDNCPKNQSNSGSVSWPEELNSDWTQLSMSIPVAPDISSSSSSPAQEKSTSSTIKLSQELNPVPVPVHMSLGVGHNLGKQMQKQSWGSSMGGPLGEVLTSTTTYAEMGANPSSLQAWIYNPNMDSSPTGVLQKSTFITLSNSSSGSSPRSADKKAFPVHLPCTNEKL from the exons ATGGATTTTGGGGTTGTGAGCCACAAGCAACCCGCTTCTAATACTCCTAGTGGGGGTTCGACTGAGCCCGGAAATGAAAAGGGTAGCGGATCTGTGAATTTGAAGCACCAAAGATCTGGGCTTGCTGAGGATAACTGGAGGCTTACCAAAATGCCGAAGCCTGGTGAAGTTGATTTCAGTACTAAGAACGGTGCAAGTGAAAGTTTTGCATCTCTTGGGATATCTAATCCGTGGGGATCAGGGGTTGAGGATGGACAGAAGATGCTTTCGTTCTCTCGCAATGGCGGGATGGACAGTGATGATGCGAGTAGGAGCATCGCGTTTTCATTTTTTCCAGATGAGCCCCATAGTAGAACAGGAG TTGGTTTAAATGACAGCACGCGGGCGCCTTTTGCTAGGTTGAAAGGGCCATTTACTCCCTCTCAATGGATGGAACTTGAGCATCAGGCTTTGATTTATAAACATATTGTGGCAAATGTTCCTGTTCCGTCATACTTACTTGTGCCCATCAAGAAATCCTTATATTCATATGGAACTCATGCCTCCAATTTAT TGGGGTGGGGTCCTTTCCATCTAGGTTTTTCCGGAAGCAATGATCCTGAGCCTGGGAGGTGTAGGAGAACAGATGGAAAGAAGTGGCGTTGCTCTAGAGATGCTGTACCTGATCAGAAATACTGTGAAAGGCACATTAATAGGGGTCGCCACCGTTCAAGAAAGCCTGTGGAAGGCCACACTGGCCATGCTGTCTCTGGATCCATTGCTTCAAATGTGGCACCGGTTGCATCTTCCTCATCAGCATCGGTGATATCCAGCAGCAGCCCATCCAACAGCTTTGGTGTCATTACGCACCAATTCAATTCCTTGCAGCCCAATCTTACCGTTGCTTCTGCTGAAAATCGTGATAACAG AACACAAGGACTTCAAGGCATATCTTTGATGCCTTCTACTCTCGATCTGAAGTCTAAAGATATGCCATTCTCCATTGCAAAACAATACGTTCCGCTTGAAAAATCATCTTACTCGGAGTTTGGACTGGTCACCTCTGATTCCCTTGTCAATCCCGCGGAAAGAATATCCTACATGACTGCTAGAAACACTGgttcttttttaaaatacacGGACAAAGAAACAAACAATCAACATTCAGCTCAACATTTTATTGATAATTGTCCAAAGAATCAGTCAAATAGTGGCTCAGTCTCCTGGCCGGAAGAACTTAACTCAGATTGGACCCAGCTTTCAATGTCCATCCCAGTTGCTCCTGACATTTCATCATCCTCTAGTTCTCCCGCACAGGAGAAATCAACGAGCTCAACTATTAAGCTGTCGCAGGAGCTTAACCCTGTCCCTGTCCCTGTCCATATGAGCCTTGGTGTTGGTCACAATCTCGGCAAGCAAATGCAAAAGCAATCATGGGGTAGTTCCATGGGTGGACCCTTAGGCGAGGTATTGACAAGCACAACTACCTATGCAGAAATGGGAGCGAACCCCTCTTCCCTGCAAGCATGGATTTATAACCCAAACATGGATTCCTCTCCTACCGGTGTCCTGCAGAAATCCACTTTCATCACGCTTTCTAACAGCAGTTCAGGAAGCAGCCCACGAAGCGCTGACAAGAAAGCATTTCCAGTCCACCTCCCGTGCACGAATGAGAAACTATAA